AAGAAGACGAGGCCGTGACGGAGCATCCGCCTGCCTGACGTAGCGGCCACTCCGAGCCTTAACACAGGTTATCCACCGTCCTGCGGTGACAAGTTCCCACAATTGCGCAAATGTCTGCCCGCGGGTCGCACCGGGACGGTCAATCAGGCCGCCATAGGGAGTGGACATGGCAAAACTTTTCGGAAACCTGCACCTTGTGCTCGCGATCGGTCTGATCGCGGCCATCGCGCTCATGATCGCATTCGCGCCCAGCGCGCCCATCGACATCAATAGCATCAGCCGCTGGCTTCACCTCTTTTTCGGGGTGCTGTGGATCGGGCTGCTTTACTACCTTAATTTCGTTCAGGTGCCCACCATGCCCGCCATCCCGGCAGAGCAGAAGGGTGCCATCAGCGGGCATATCGCGCCCAAAGTCCTGTTCTTCTTTCGCTGGGCCGCCGCGCTGACAGTTTTGACCGGCCTGACGATCGCAATGGTCAGCGGCTATCTAGTTGAGGCTCTGACATTTTCGGGCGAGGGCTCGGTCCTGCTCATCGGTGTGGGGATGTGGCTTGCCCTGCTGATGGCGTTCAACGTCTGGTTCATCATCTGGCCGGCCCAAAAGAAGATTTTGGGTATTGTCGAGGCCAGTGAC
The sequence above is a segment of the Croceicoccus naphthovorans genome. Coding sequences within it:
- a CDS encoding urate hydroxylase PuuD, with amino-acid sequence MAKLFGNLHLVLAIGLIAAIALMIAFAPSAPIDINSISRWLHLFFGVLWIGLLYYLNFVQVPTMPAIPAEQKGAISGHIAPKVLFFFRWAAALTVLTGLTIAMVSGYLVEALTFSGEGSVLLIGVGMWLALLMAFNVWFIIWPAQKKILGIVEASDEAKAAAAPRALIASRLNTLLSLPMMWAMVTANLG